The following proteins are encoded in a genomic region of Cryptomeria japonica chromosome 11, Sugi_1.0, whole genome shotgun sequence:
- the LOC131860130 gene encoding uncharacterized protein LOC131860130 codes for MDLQNGFASAADEHGGLIYVAGGSGDDTFNSPVRSAFVYNVEEDKWDVLPDMNTYLEFFLGAFVDGKFYVMGNPSGPSFEIFDSYTRSWKTMENSFNNWRYFVTAFGRLHCLSVRGLIEYDYSQDNVNIVGTFPTEDWVLSIKFAGVVSNKIIVGKKDPIEGQDFYILAPPSETGGTLKLIGFERPSGLEGSTICAATLDL; via the coding sequence ATGGATTTGCAGAATGGATTTGCCTCCGCAGCGGATGAGCACGGGGGACTAATTTATGTGGCTGGAGGGTCTGGTGATGATACGTTTAACAGCCCGGTCCGTAGCGCTTTTGTTTACAATGTGGAGGAGGATAAGTGGGATGTTCTCCCCGACATGAACACCTACCTGGAGTTCTTTTTAGGTGCTTTTGTTGACGGCAAGTTTTATGTAATGGGTAACCCGTCTGGGCCTAGCTTTGAGATTTTTGATTCCTACACGAGAAGCTGGAAAACTATGGAGAATAGTTTCAACAATTGGCGTTATTTCGTAACTGCATTTGGGCGTTTGCATTGCTTGTCTGTTAGGGGATTGATTGAATATGACTATAGCCAAGATAATGTGAACATTGTAGGGACTTTTCCAACGGAGGATTGGGTTCTTTCTATTAAATTTGCTGGAGTGGTTAGCAATAAAATCATTGTGGGCAAAAAGGATCCAATTGAAGGTCAAGATTTTTATATTCTCGCACCTCCAAGTGAGACAGGAGGAACACTCAAGTTGATTGGCTTTGAGAGACCATCAGGCCTCGAGGGTTCTACGATATGTGCTGCAACTCTGGATCTCTAA